The Rosa rugosa chromosome 3, drRosRugo1.1, whole genome shotgun sequence sequence GAATAGGAATCATCGATATTGACAAATGTCAGTAAACAATCAATAGATATTGTAACTAAGAACATAGAGAAGATCTTGCATGGGGCACCcgtagggacacgtggtggggagggccAATCACTGCCCAGTAGGggaggtgttttgggtatttcactttaGGGAGCATGGGCAGTTtcgaaaaaaatgaaaaatttcatttcttctGATTGGCTGGCCGTAAatccacgtggtggggaaacccccacctaagaatttctcaagaACATATATATTGATTGAGTACAAATGTCAGTAAACAATCAATAAATATTACAATTAAGAACATTCCATAGGAAACAACTATTAGAACTCAAAAACAGACTTCTACTTACAGAATAAGCACTAAAGTCATCACACCAAATACTACCAGACAAATCGGTGTCAGTTACTTCACCTTTATAATATTCCCTTCAATTTCAAAATCTATATTTTAATCTCTCTTTAACTGTATTCCTAAAGGATGAGCCATTATTCATAAATTCACTCGGATTATGTtttcatcaaaagaaaaaatatatattaaaaatggGTGGAACTGCCTAaataattactttattttttttaccattATCTCCAAAAAGGGAGTCATTCGTAAATTCGctcttattttttgtttgcttAAAGATGACGAAGGTTAGATGTGGATTTGTACCCAATCACGTACATCCACGTGTTTAGTAGTTAGTACTACTGGTCGTTGGCGGTTTGGCATTACTCTTCCAAAGCGCGCGTAGACTGTACACGCCTGAAACTCCAGTACCCCACCCGTGAAACTGAAAATGGATATGAATGCCATGCAAGCAAGCAAAGCATCTGCTCCGACTTCCCTTCCGGCTCACTCGATCATTCTAGATGATGGCCGCTTCGCCGCCGTTCGCAGTGGCCGCTTTCCTCATCgctttcttcatctccaaaatcGCCGCCGCACAGTTCCCCCAAAACTCAACCGGAATCTACAATCTCCACCTTCCAACACCGTACCAGTCTCTCTGCGCCAGTCTCATTCACCCCTCCGGTTACCCTTGCTCGGAGCACAAAGTGAGTCCCTAATCCCCACTCAATCAATTTTGCATATTTGATTTCAGTCTGTCTCAATTTGCTGACTTTGGGAGAGCTTAGCTCTGATCATGACGattggattgattgatttgtttGGTAAATTTGTGCAGATTCAAACTAGGGATGGCTACTTTTTGGGTCTTCAACGCGTGTCGTCATCGAATTTGGATTTGAGAGCACAGCCGGGTCCTCCAGTGTTGCTCCAGCATGGACTCTTCATGGTGAATTTTATCTGTTTCaaatttcccatatttattcaCAATTGCAATGACTTTATTGTGTGAATTTGGGATTGATGCAAGTTTTGAGTCTGTGACCTGCTTTATTTGAACACCaagccataatttttttttttttttgtcacgtGCTACAACTGTAAAAGCCCACAATTGTGAAGTATAGTACTCTTTTGGATGAATGAAACCAATAAATTGTGTGTTTAGGATTGAAGTATAGAAGTTTAGAAGGGTGGAGTATACCAAGTCTTGTGGTGGAATTAAATCGATAGTTTTATGCTATGATTGGTGTTTTGCAGACTTAGCAAAATGCATAGAAATAGATGATTGTTTAACTTCAAAAATTAAGGTTGCGATTTATTTGTGCTTTTTTGATAGTTTAGCTCCCTGAAGAGTTAATAGACTTCTAACTTGCTAGTTACGTGTATATCCCATGCTAAGGGCTTTCTTGTGATCTTTATATGTCACAATTTTATGCTTTCTGGTCTGAAGTTTTCTGGTATTACGTATTGCTTGTAAAACAACAATTAAGACAAAGTTTTGAACATGTGTGGGATAGACTTTCTGGAATGTACATTGAGTTCAATTAAACCTGTTTACCTGTTTACTTGCTCCCCTTGATCTTATGGTTCCTGTTTTTCAATTTCATACAGGCAGGTGATGCATGGTTTTTAAATTCTCCCGAACAATCACTGGGCTTCATCCTCGCAGATGAAGGCTTTGATGTATGGGTAGGAAATGTGCGTGGAACGCGTTGGAGTCAGGGGCACATATCTTTATCAGAAGAGGATAAGGTCAATTGAGCGCATGCCATTTGTTTTGTCTCCTGACTATAGTAATTTGTTTTCTGTCATTTAATGATAAGTGTGTTCCAGGTTTTTTGTGGCTGCCAGTTGGCTGCTCCTTTCAGTTGCTGGCATGCAAGTATTAATGGAAACTCTGGATTGTACCCCTGATTACTTCTGTGAATGACCAATCTGTTATACTTTTTTGTTAACGGAAGAAAAGACGAATCACATATGAACTAGTACCATACTCTTCCTGCCTCTCACTAGTTTAGGGTTGAGCCTTCAGAATATAGAATTCTATTACGGAAACAGATAAAGTAGTTTGAAGAAGGAATGCACCTATAGATAGGATTCCTGTACAGGGACATCAGGAATTAGCAAGTACCTTATTTTCTTGATAAGATCATAAGAGACATGTTACTGTATTTAGTTTCTTTAACACTAGCTAGTTTATGTTGAAGCCATCAGAATACAGAATTCTATACGGGAAACAGATAAAATAGTTAGAAGAAGGAATGCACCTATAGATAGGATTCCTTTACAGGGATGTCAGGAATTAGAAAGTACCTTATTTTCTTGATAAAACTGTGAGACACATATTACTGTATTTAGTTTCTATAACCCTAGAACTTTCATGTAATTTATGTACTCAACATATTTCTTGTTGATTGGTAGTGTGAACATATCTTAAAGTTggttggaaaataaaaatatatacaatgtCTATAATTTATAATTTACTTATTTCCAACCTGACGTTACTTGGCTTATGCTTTATTGCAGGAATATTGGGATTGGAGTTGGCAGGAATTGGCTCTCTATGATCTTTCTGAAATGATTAACCACATATATTCGATAACAAAATCCAAAGTCTTTATTGTTGGACATTCACAGGTCTTACATCTCTTCTTCTACTTCATACCTCACCTTCCTGTATGCTTCTTGTTACTTTATGGTTTGAATTTTGGAGTTTGAACTTAATTCATTCATGTCCTTAGGGAACAATCATGTCTTTAGCTGCTCTCACCCAGCCAGATATAGCAGAAATGGTTGAAGCTGCTGCTCTTCTCTGTCCAATATCATACTTGGAACATATCAGCACTCAATTTGTAATTAGAATGGTTGATGTGCATCTTGATCAGGTACTCCTTGTCTGCATCAAGTTAGATTGGATGAATAGCTTGTGGTGATAACACTGATGACTATGCTCATTTTTGCAGATGATTCTTGCTATGGGCATCCATCAACTAAACTTTAGAAGGTTTACCCTTACTTttcccatcttttttttttcctctactATTCTTGTTGCTTACTGTAAGGTACATTATATTAATCTTACCATTTGTTGTACACCTTTACATTATATGCAGTGATTGGGGAATTAACCTTCTGAATTCAATATGCGATGGCCATGTTGACTGCAATGACTTGCTAACGGCCATAACAGGTTCTACTTCATACAGATACTACTTCTCTTCTCTGCCCCCCTTCATCTCTCCCTCATTGTGTGGGCATGATATGTTGAGATTCCAAGCATCTATGGCATGTATCGGGCACTTGGCTTGTTGGCCATTTAAAATGTTTGACAGGAAaccctctgtgtgtgtgtgtgtttttttttgggtaaattttCTGATAGTGTTTCTGTGACCGGGCTGCATATATGGCTTGGAGTAAGCACAATTAGCCACTTTCctcatatatttttcttttattgtggTTCTTTCAGTCGTTTTAGCATGAATGCTGTATTCAGTTTTCTGGCATTGCCTCTTTCCTGTCCTTCATCAATGGAGAGGCTTATGGTAGATATCAACTTTATTTGCTATCATTTCAAAAGCAATAAGATTATAGCTTATGTGAGCTGCTGTTGCCTTTCAAAGATGAAACAAAACCTTGTAAGACATCCCTTGATTTTTAATTCTTAATTCTTCTGAAAGTGTCTTTTGGCAAGATCTGAAAGTTTTTGATATAGGAATTACTGAATGAGTGATTGAACTGTCAGGTAGATATGTATAATGGACCTCACCTTGCTGCAAAGTATGATTTAAATAGCCAGTAGACATGTTTGAGTTGTGGAAGATTTCAGTGTGCATATGATCAAGATTGAAATGCCGAAGTTGCTTCTTTCTGACAATTTAAAGCTTTTCATCttgttattatttattattaaatttCTATTAATAAGATGTGCTTTGATAGCATTTTAGGGAATAATTATTATAAGGTGTTTGATACCATTTCAGGGAAGAATTGTTGCTTCAATAACTCACGCGTGGACTTCTATCTGGATTATGAACCCCACCCATCATCTGCAAAGAACTTTCACCATCTCTTCCAAAGTATGCTCGTACTGTTCATATTAGCAAGAATACCAGCTGTTTAGACCATCCTTTTTCTACACTGATTATTGTATTTTGGGTTTGGCAGTGATTCGCAAGGGTACATTTTCAAAGTATGACTATGGCATCTTGAAAAATCTGATCGAGTATGGTCAGTTGAAACCCCCTGCATTTGATCTCAGTCTCATACCCAAGTCGTTGCCACTGTTGATGGCTTATGGAGGCAATGATGCTCTAGCAGATGTGGCAGATTTCCAGCACACCCTCAAGGAATTGCAGTCTACTCCACAGTTGGTTTATCTTGAGAACTATGGTCACGTGGACTTCATTGTCAGCACAACAGCCAAGGAAGATCTTCATGATCAATTGATTGGGTTTTTTAGGTCATGGGGAAAATCTAGTAGTTCTTAAATTGACTGCTTTTGGTTTATAAATGTAGACTGCACTTGAGTTTTCGTGTGCATATCTTGTAAATTACATTGTTTTATCTTTCTAGTGgtgatgattctgatgaattAGAAAATTTTTAGGATCAGGTAGTATGTATAGAGATTTATGTACATATACATTTCTGTATCGTAATTAGTTTTACTTTCTGATTTGGCTGTGAAGCAGACGAgggagaagaagatgagaaaGTTTCTCACTTCTCATTTCAAGATGGACTTGCGCACGTGCTTTCGGCTAAGTTTCATGGTTGGCTCCAGCCTCCAACAGCGAAATGGAAGAGTGTCGCAAAGCTTGCTCATGATCTTGGCCCTCAGCTGTTGGTTCTTGTACCTTGCATCGTATAAGTGGCATCCTTGTATTCTAATAGAGAATATACCTTCTCCAATACTTGTATACTTGTATGTATATGTTtaattctgtaaattttcgtattaATTGTTCTGTGGGTGTCAAAGAAATATTGATTCGTGATTCCGCGATTGCAGATTCTCTGGTCACCACTGGACACCAGTCTATTCACACACTTCCCAATGACAAATGGCAATATAAATGATCACCCACAAAAACATGTCGCCGATTTACGAAGTACAAGTCAATTTTATCTCTGATAGTGGGTTCACAGATCACCCGGATGATGAAGATTCATTTGGGCAGGCATCGGAAGCTATTTTTAACCTGTGGCAGGCAAGAAGACACAGGACTCGGAATCAGAATATAACAAGGAGGATCTGTCCAATATTTTCCTTATCAGATATTTTCTCTGATTCAGAATTTTCATATTCATCCCTGAAGGAAGAAAACCTTAAATTGCGTGCCTTCCTATTAGCCACAAATTaagcacaaaaaagaaaagaaaatgaaagaacaTTTCCTGAGAAACATACTTTCACTACGCAACCTCTTGGGCACCGACCCATTGTGATCATTTGCCAAAATGAAACATGGACATTTTTTAAATTATGGCAGTGACTAAACTCACTCGAGACTTAGAGAGAGACCGCACGTAACGGTATATGAATTGAAATCAAGACATTACATGATCTTGGCATGCATTAGTCATTTTCATACGTGATTTAACAACATAACTTACTAGACAGTTTTTTGAATAAGAATCGGTTTAAGTAATACAAGTCCTTGCAATCTCGTCTAGAAAATCTTGAAGGTTGCGTTGGGAAGAACCGCCTTCAGCCACCGCCTCCTCCGCCACCTTCTTCCATCTCAAAGCGTTTTGCTTCAACTCGACCGCCTTCTCCCCCACCGTCGCCTCCAACAAGCACTTCTCAATCTCATCTCTCAGGACCAACCTATTCTCAGCTTCCCCTCTACACAACCTAAGCCCCACACCAAACACATCGACCAAGTACTTGGCATTGGTGACTTGGTCACCCCATTGAGGAAAAGTCACCACGGGTACTCCCAAAGTCAGTGCTTCTACTGAAGAGTTCCAACCACAATGAGTTAAGAAACAAGCCAAAGAAGGGTGAGCCAAAACCTTCTCTTGCGGACTCCACTGCACCAGTTTTCCGTTATCCCCAACCTTATCCAAAAACCCTTCTGGCAAAACATGTATGTCGAACCCGGCTGCTTTGCGCGGCGGCCTCAGAACCCATAAAAATGAAATCCCAGAGCTCAATAAACCATGAGCAATCTCATCCACTTGCTCTTGCTTCAAGTACACAATGCTCCCAAAAGAGATGTAAACAACTGATGCTGGAGGTTTTGAGCTGAGCCAGTCGAGACAATCATCGGCTTTCATCAAGTCACCGCGAATGGTCGTGTTGTTAGCTTCCGGAATCTTGAATAAGGGCCCGACTGGTTTCACTATGCAGACTTTCGACATTTCTTCAATGGTCTCAGGCTCAAGTTCTTGTATCGTGTCCATCAATACGTAGGACGACTTGGATAACTTTTTGAACTGGCCTAAAATAGCCATACCGAGAACCTGAAATACATCACCAAATGATATGTCAGTACACAAATCGGTACGTATCTTAGACACTAAAACATCATCTAAACATGAGAAAATAGGCAAAGTTTATTGGCATGCACTTGGAGAAAGTATATATAGTCACGCACTGATGATTTCATGGGCACTAATATTAATTAACAATAATAGCTTGAAAAGAGATATTCAATATTAGTACCCTAAAGGGAGCAAAAGGATGCAAAAAGCTTGGAATCTCATCATGCTTCAAAAGAGGCATACTAGGCAGCTGAACATCCAAGTCTGGTTCAGCTTCAGTCGGAAACGCCACCGCCCCGGTGTTGTAATGGTAATAAGCCGAGAACACAGCACAAGACTGAATCCAAAGCGTGGCACAAGGGATCCCAAGCTCAGTAGCAACATCACAAACCCAAGGAATGAACGGGTTGTTCACAAGGCACGAAACTCTTACACCACCTTCCTCACCATGCTTGTTTATCATCCCAGTCACCAACTCCTTCCCTACTTTCTCAAGAAGTGGGATGTAGAAGTCCAACTGGGTTCGCCTCGGATCCTCGGGGTCAGGAAGCCCGTCGTCAAAGAACTCGAACCTGATAAATCCATTGCCAACTGGTGAAGGTTGGTTGTCGACGATGCCATTAGCCTTTCTCATCTTATTCCCATAATCTTCAGTGGTGGAGAAAGTGACCAACAAACCCTTGGAAGCTAGATGTTTGCCTAACCGCAGCATAGGGTTTATGTGGCCTTGTGCTGGAAAACACACAAGAAATATATGAGTAGGAGTTTCAGATCTAATAGTCCCCATTCTTTCCTCGGCTTTGATTCTCTCCACTTCCTCTCGTACttgttatatgtttttgtttccTTCAAGTTTCTGTTCGGGGTGGTTGATATTTTTATCAACAACTTAGCTAATTAACTGGCTGTGATTTATCCGCATCGATCATGGTCCTTTTGTTATCACAGTTGACGATGACTATAGgaatcaaatttgctcaccaccttTGGTTAGatggtgataccaccactccATAAACATTTGCCAAGTGTcttataatctttttttttttttttttgaataaagtgtCTTATAATCTAACAGTTAAATTTTAGAATTaggtaaataaattaataatattaaGGGGTTAAGCCCGTATGCCCAAAAACTCATGGTATTTTGCCCATTTGATCCAACATCTATGTATTTtgcccaattacacaactctTAGGGGAAAAGACTCATAAGGGTAGTCCTTTCTAAAGTAGTGCCTAGTATATCATATGCTGACTTTTAGGTTcaaaattcactttttcttagaaaaccCTGTTCCaacttttgagaaaaacaaaactagccttcaacatgcctaagtttttcacctaacggctcctgcctaacggttactttaacaggcggaatcactgctgcttgtttctatccaAAGCTGTGGCCAAGTTTTACTAAGCTAAAGAAAATCTGAGCCAAAAGAGAGTATATGATAATGGCAGATCACAATTAGTAAAACAACAGATAACGGATAACTTTGttgaaataaaaatttgatGAAGTGGGTGAACACACTGAAATTATTTATATAAACATAATCACATGCTaagaattcagagcctcattctcaggtaaacagctaaaaagctgtttagctatccatgagaCTGAGTTacagtacttacttgtaatgaaagcacactTCACACTAGACAGAGAAAGATCACACTgctacttcttgagagaagactcttctgctcaagttcTTAAGCTATCTTACAGGTTGTGGAAGTTTTTTTTGATGTGTGGGGTTTTTTCAATGCCTTTACAAATGAAAAacaagctccttatatagagagcggactccaaacttaaattcaaaaacataaaatatacagttcaactccgtgatttcctgctttcctgagtgctcctgttGGTGGAGGTCGGACAAGGAAAAGGCAGGTTCCCTtttgggtgaaatgtttttcacctttcctttttcgaaaagcaaaagtagcttttgggaagagtccaaaagtactttcggtgttttctacacctgctgcttcacatgttctcgtctgtttcagaGTGGTGGCCAAAGataaaggagttgttgtctgtcTGGGCCATGCGAGTGGTTGTCGCATTGTCCTCgacgtctgtatcaacatacatcttgtagtggttgtcaatttcaagtttttccacccattgcatgcatgccattgtcgagtctatctcatttctggtgagagataggaataggtcactgctgactacgtcagggtgatcgtaagcagtgatgattgtcttttctcctgctgccaggaaggtattattgacatcttcagagatgatcttcttgatgtagtcta is a genomic window containing:
- the LOC133736735 gene encoding triacylglycerol lipase 1 isoform X2 — its product is MMAASPPFAVAAFLIAFFISKIAAAQFPQNSTGIYNLHLPTPYQSLCASLIHPSGYPCSEHKIQTRDGYFLGLQRVSSSNLDLRAQPGPPVLLQHGLFMAGDAWFLNSPEQSLGFILADEGFDVWVGNVRGTRWSQGHISLSEEDKEYWDWSWQELALYDLSEMINHIYSITKSKVFIVGHSQGTIMSLAALTQPDIAEMVEAAALLCPISYLEHISTQFVIRMVDVHLDQMILAMGIHQLNFRSDWGINLLNSICDGHVDCNDLLTAITGKNCCFNNSRVDFYLDYEPHPSSAKNFHHLFQMIRKGTFSKYDYGILKNLIEYGQLKPPAFDLSLIPKSLPLLMAYGGNDALADVADFQHTLKELQSTPQLVYLENYGHVDFIVSTTAKEDLHDQLIGFFRRGRRR
- the LOC133736735 gene encoding triacylglycerol lipase 1 isoform X1 is translated as MMAASPPFAVAAFLIAFFISKIAAAQFPQNSTGIYNLHLPTPYQSLCASLIHPSGYPCSEHKIQTRDGYFLGLQRVSSSNLDLRAQPGPPVLLQHGLFMAGDAWFLNSPEQSLGFILADEGFDVWVGNVRGTRWSQGHISLSEEDKEYWDWSWQELALYDLSEMINHIYSITKSKVFIVGHSQGTIMSLAALTQPDIAEMVEAAALLCPISYLEHISTQFVIRMVDVHLDQMILAMGIHQLNFRSDWGINLLNSICDGHVDCNDLLTAITGKNCCFNNSRVDFYLDYEPHPSSAKNFHHLFQMIRKGTFSKYDYGILKNLIEYGQLKPPAFDLSLIPKSLPLLMAYGGNDALADVADFQHTLKELQSTPQLVYLENYGHVDFIVSTTAKEDLHDQLIGFFRSWGKSSSS
- the LOC133736734 gene encoding putative UDP-glucose glucosyltransferase — protein: MGTIRSETPTHIFLVCFPAQGHINPMLRLGKHLASKGLLVTFSTTEDYGNKMRKANGIVDNQPSPVGNGFIRFEFFDDGLPDPEDPRRTQLDFYIPLLEKVGKELVTGMINKHGEEGGVRVSCLVNNPFIPWVCDVATELGIPCATLWIQSCAVFSAYYHYNTGAVAFPTEAEPDLDVQLPSMPLLKHDEIPSFLHPFAPFRVLGMAILGQFKKLSKSSYVLMDTIQELEPETIEEMSKVCIVKPVGPLFKIPEANNTTIRGDLMKADDCLDWLSSKPPASVVYISFGSIVYLKQEQVDEIAHGLLSSGISFLWVLRPPRKAAGFDIHVLPEGFLDKVGDNGKLVQWSPQEKVLAHPSLACFLTHCGWNSSVEALTLGVPVVTFPQWGDQVTNAKYLVDVFGVGLRLCRGEAENRLVLRDEIEKCLLEATVGEKAVELKQNALRWKKVAEEAVAEGGSSQRNLQDFLDEIARTCIT